One window of Trifolium pratense cultivar HEN17-A07 linkage group LG5, ARS_RC_1.1, whole genome shotgun sequence genomic DNA carries:
- the LOC123886340 gene encoding uncharacterized protein LOC123886340 → MKYFVIAFSLLKRFDSCDIRHVPRIENQEANNLAQIASGYKMTKEKLEELVEIKEKLISCEPMPNVSTAFEQLGANEQSVEGNLEVVDSHFDEVMAEIFVIDNLVDNDWRKPIVNYLENPVGTTERKVKYRALSYTIIGNELFKKTPEGVLLKCLNENEAYVATSNVHSGACGAHQAGHKMKWLLFRQGLYWPSMLKDCIEYAKGCQECQKHAGIQHVPASELHSIVKLWPFRGWALDLIGEIRPASSKKSALYTGWN, encoded by the coding sequence ATGAAGTACTTTGTTATTGCATTTTCTTTGCTAAAACGTTTCGATTCATGTGATATTCGGCATGTACCTCGAATTGAGAATCAAGAGGCAAATAATTTAGCTCAAATTGCTTCTGGTTATAAgatgacaaaagaaaaactagagGAATTAGTTGAGATTAAAGAGAAACTAATTTCATGTGAGCCAATGCCCAATGTGTCGACAGCATTTGAGCAGCTGGGGGCAAACGAGCAAAGTGTCGAAGGAAACCTTGAAGTAGTAGATTCGCACTTTGATGAGGTGATGGCTGAAATTTTCGTCATTGATAACTTAGTTGATAATGATTGGAGGAAACCCATTGTCAACTACTTGGAGAATCCAGTAGGTACAACTGAAAGAAAGGTTAAGTATAGAGCCTTAAGCTACACAATCATTGGGAATGAATTGTTTAAGAAAACACCTGAAGGAGTTTTGTTGAAATGTCTTAATGAAAATGAGGCATATGTAGCAACTTCCAATGTTCATAGTGGGGCCTGTGGCgcccatcaagcaggccacaaaatgaaatggcttttgtttcgacaaGGGTTATATTGGCCTTCCATGCTTAAGGATTGTATAGAGTACGCAAAAGGGTGTCAAGAATGTCAAAAACATGCAGGGATACAACATGTTCCCGCAAGCGAATTGCATTCGATTGTCAAGCTTTGGCCTTTCAGGGGTTGGGCCTTAGATTTAATTGGCGAAATCAGGCCAGCTTCATCAAAAAAATCAGCGCTATATACTGGTTGGAATTGA